The Trichomycterus rosablanca isolate fTriRos1 chromosome 19, fTriRos1.hap1, whole genome shotgun sequence region ctctgtggtggtgaaagcaggctaaaaagtatgaagagaaacagatggactacagtcagtaattgtagaactacaaagtgctcctatatagtaagtggagctgataaaatggacagtgagtgtagaaaccaggaggtggttttaatgttatggctaatcggtgtatatattgtaAGCATATATGCATTTAGCAGCGGGTTTGACTGGACGGCTAAACTGAAACACTAGCTGAGGTGTTTACATATCGTGTTTAGCTAAGGTCTAAATTttcaaatcaataaaataatgatgtgaaatATTCCAAAAGTACAGAATAATTCTCGTTTGTTGTTCTTCATGAGTAATAAATGTTGCAAATGTAGAGTTTTCCAGAAGAGGGCACGCTAGCACAATGCTAGATGTTTCCACACAAGCCATGTATTATATCACCTGATGGGCTTTTCTAATTGTGGACATGTTAACTGTACCTAATGAActtttgcttttttgttttgctttttaggTATCCAGTGATTCAACTTAATGCtccaatttttttctacataaGCACAAATCTGGGACCCCATTTGGCCCACAAAGTGTTGGTTATAGTTACTCGGGCCTTTGTCACACCCTCTCAGAAGTCCTTGCTCCATGAGGTCTTACAGGTCATACTTCAGTCACCATTCTTCTGTCTGTACTTATGTACAGAGAATTTCTCTTAAAAGATCAAAACAGAGGCCATTTAGACATGTGAACATGTACACATGTCAGAAACACCAAGCCAAATTATGGTGTGTCCAGGCTTTTCGCATCTATTCCACTTCCAGCACGGAATCCTATAAATCTGAACCCCCAATAGGTGTTTACGCTGACAGCAAGACTGATTTCCAGCTTCGCTTACTGCAAAGAAGGGTTGGGGACTCCTTTAAGCATCTGTCAAGACACATCAATGTGTACTTTAAGCAGAAAGGGATGTCTGTGGCTGGTGGTGCTGGTCAGTCAGGCATTGTGTCTGGAGTGCAAGATCTTCTCACTGGAGTACAGAGGCCAGAACTGGATGAAAGAACCTCCCTTAAAGATATAGATGCTACAGAGCTTAAACAGATGCATTCTGATGAATCGCTTTTAACTTCAGCATATTCAAGACTACAGTTGTTTCATATGAGTTCTCTGGTGAGCAGGTTTGGGGAGAGCTACAACTATGTAGCCAGCCACATAAATTATGTCTTCTCTAAAAATCCAGCAAATCAAGTCTGTACGTCAGTGTCAGCATCTGAAGATTTACTTAGACGATCCAGAACCAGATCTACAGGAATCAGTAATCAAAGAGCCAGTAGTAAAGAAAATGGCCCTCTAGTAACTGGACCAGCTCGCCATAAAGCAGCTGTAATAGATGTTGACAGTAATGATGACTGCAGTACTTTGGAGGAAGGCTATCTTCATTTTGCTCATCATATCAATAGATACTTTGGGGCAAAAGTGGCAGATACTGTTAAGGAACCATTACACCAAAGCATGACCACGGATACCCAACCACTGCCTTCTCTCTCATCACAAGAACAGTCTTCCCAGAGGCCACAGAATTCCCACCCTCTCCGACCTAAATCCCTTTTCCATATGAGCACCCTCAGTACACACTTCGGGGAAAACTACGCCTATATGGCCACTCACATTAATCGCTACTTCAAAGGCTCGACAGCAACAGAGGAAGAAATGGAAAGAGATCCATACAGAGGACAGCCTGAGTATAGAATCACCATGAATAAACATATATCATTTTTCCAGCACATTTTAAGCACCTCAGCTATTCCCAGCTTTGTTGGCAGCTACTTGGGAATGGCTTCCAAAAATCCCACGTCAGGAGACACAGCCCCAAAGGCCATGCTGGATAAAGTGGTGAGATTGGCTATGATATTGCATGCTGCTAATTTATTGTTATctattgaattttttttaaacctctaCCATTCTTTTTGCTTTGCTCTTTTGTTCGTTGGCACTGACAAATAATAATTTATCCTCTGCCATCAGAGGAGTGGATTTGTTGATAATGTTTTAATCAATTGCTTGCCAATTAATACATTATTTGTAGTGCACAATGATTCAGGGAGCAGTAGGGTACTGTGCAAATTGCTCCAAGCCATGTTATCCCAACATGATTTACAGTATTACAAAAAGCTTCTTGTGCTGTTACTGAATGCTTGGGGTTTCTGTCTTAAAGTGCTTCCCAAATGCcctatttgtaataaaacagtgttttaaacaTTAGAAAAATGCTTAATACCAGGCTTTTACAAGTGGTCACAGATTTTGGCCCTCACTATAGATGTTTATGACTGCTCTATAGGCAGTAAGAAGAAAGCTGGCagaagaaaggacccagattctTCTTGGCAAATTGGACAAAGCCAGAACACGATCATTTATCAACTCTTGCATAGAGGAGTTGAATGCTCATCTTATTCTCCACCCAGCATGCAAGACTGTCGTGTGGCAGGTACAAATATCTACTCACTTTCCTTTAACCTCAGGCTTTAGATCCATTTTTTATTTGACTCTATAAAGTTTCTGCAGTAAACCCGTCAAGTCTCTTAATGGAGGCGATTAACAATGTAATTGTTCCAGGAAAAAGCAACAACGCAGATTTTAAAGCTTCGGCGGCTTTTCTGGATGGATAGGAAAGTTCAGGCAGCCATTAGAGAAACTCTTGCCCTGATTGGTTATGTGGACCCGCTCAAGGGTTGTGGCATACGAGTTCTATCAATTGATGGTGGTGGAACCAGGTACAGGTCTTAAAAAATTAAACTTGGAATTTGAAGGATTAATGTCTGAAAACTGATTGTGATAATGCAATGAATTCTTTTGCAGAGGGGTAGTTCCACTGCAGATACTGAAACAGCTGGAGGCTCGGACCGGAAAGCGGGTTTATCAGCTCTTCGACTACATATGTGGAGTGAGCACAGGTAACCTTGCGTACAGCTGTGTAATTTTATTTGCTGGGAGACCATTTCTGGTTATGGCAATTATCTACAGATCACATCTCTGAGGTTTCCAGGTTTTTCCTGTgtaaagctgttgggattaagACTGTTATTGAAGCTATATAAAACATTAAGTGTAAAGAATTCATATTAGTATTGCTTTGAATATATGTTATGTTATAAGGTATGTGTGTGCACTGGGATagtccgctagcacaccagcactgggattctgaactccccgagttcaaatctcagctctgctaccgtttggctgggcgccccctagcaggaaCAATTGACAGTgtttgcagcagacaaaattggccactaggtCTGCcatgtgggaaaagaccggactaaaaagggAGTGGGGTCTTCACCTGGTTAGTAGCTCTAGGCGCCTGGTCAGTGTGTGATTCTCCttgcgcaagactggcctcatgtgcgaatccaccaaagtattgGCAAATAAGATGGGATCGGTGGACTGCACACCCATCGGAAAATATACGGGTGGGATCCCCAccagcagaagactaattggtTACTC contains the following coding sequences:
- the LOC134333897 gene encoding calcium-independent phospholipase A2-gamma-like, which encodes MWSSTSVDFSVTRPTVQPGAISSAGGIQSPCSMRSYRSYFSHHSSVCTYVQRISLKRSKQRPFRHVNMYTCQKHQAKLWCVQAFRIYSTSSTESYKSEPPIGVYADSKTDFQLRLLQRRVGDSFKHLSRHINVYFKQKGMSVAGGAGQSGIVSGVQDLLTGVQRPELDERTSLKDIDATELKQMHSDESLLTSAYSRLQLFHMSSLVSRFGESYNYVASHINYVFSKNPANQVCTSVSASEDLLRRSRTRSTGISNQRASSKENGPLVTGPARHKAAVIDVDSNDDCSTLEEGYLHFAHHINRYFGAKVADTVKEPLHQSMTTDTQPLPSLSSQEQSSQRPQNSHPLRPKSLFHMSTLSTHFGENYAYMATHINRYFKGSTATEEEMERDPYRGQPEYRITMNKHISFFQHILSTSAIPSFVGSYLGMASKNPTSGDTAPKAMLDKVAVRRKLAEERTQILLGKLDKARTRSFINSCIEELNAHLILHPACKTVVWQEKATTQILKLRRLFWMDRKVQAAIRETLALIGYVDPLKGCGIRVLSIDGGGTRGVVPLQILKQLEARTGKRVYQLFDYICGVSTGAVLSFMLALAHFSLEECEDMYRRFGSDVFKQNPFVGTVKMGWTHSYYSTETWEMILKEKIGNQFLIKTARDERSPKVSAVSAVVNWGTSPKPFIFRNYNHPPGRLSRYAGGSGYQLWQAVRASSAAPGYFREFPLYNDIHQDGGIILNNPCALAVHESRLLWPNQPFQCVLSLGTGRYDNAKRGPATSTSLRAKLSNLISSATDTEGVHTLIADLLEPDVYFRFNPMLSAEVSLDESRPGALQQLQQDTQHYLERNELKLELLCRVLSEERTALRKTRDWISEKAWELQQRMV